The following proteins come from a genomic window of Alicyclobacillus dauci:
- a CDS encoding FAD-dependent monooxygenase: MFHVDVCIVGAGPAGAFLGYLLARSGIKTLLVERHPQLDREFRGEHLHSDVEKLLKRYQLFEKVKALGILPMQSVDFYYGRKRVMSITPEMFGNSHVGIHVPHKHLLGVLIDEAKQQECFELLLNTAVTGLLTENDKVIGVTAKHGAEDINIYSHVVVGADGRFSPVRRFAEISTTIRKHGYDVLWAKIPTPSGWKPTMRMVLVNNTQISLFASTGTFVQIGWQIEEGSFPTLRKQSFQPFIDHLKRAAPELIPSIDEHIRDWSDFTMLPVQSSVSDTWVKDGLVIMGDAAHTMSPTGGIGVNAAMQDSECLARILTDAIHKNDYSADMLKTFELARRPEVTRIQEGQIRQEKSFKKINSSNLLMHMFYWNMRVLDRMPWKAKVFSKMYTAQK; this comes from the coding sequence ATGTTTCATGTTGATGTGTGTATTGTCGGAGCGGGCCCTGCAGGTGCCTTCCTTGGTTACTTACTCGCACGGAGCGGAATAAAGACATTGCTTGTGGAACGGCACCCACAACTAGATCGTGAATTCCGAGGAGAGCATCTTCACAGTGACGTTGAAAAACTCTTAAAGAGATATCAACTCTTTGAGAAGGTTAAAGCTTTAGGAATTCTTCCTATGCAAAGTGTGGACTTCTATTACGGGCGCAAACGCGTGATGTCAATTACGCCTGAAATGTTTGGAAACAGCCATGTAGGTATTCATGTCCCACATAAGCACTTGTTGGGCGTCCTGATTGATGAAGCCAAACAACAGGAGTGCTTTGAGCTATTATTAAACACGGCTGTCACAGGCCTTTTAACAGAAAACGATAAAGTCATCGGTGTAACAGCGAAGCATGGCGCGGAAGATATTAACATTTATTCACATGTCGTTGTAGGAGCTGACGGACGCTTCTCTCCTGTGAGGCGCTTTGCTGAGATCTCTACAACTATTCGAAAGCATGGATATGACGTTCTCTGGGCGAAAATTCCAACTCCTTCTGGTTGGAAACCCACCATGAGAATGGTTCTTGTCAATAATACGCAAATTAGTCTGTTTGCGAGTACAGGCACATTTGTCCAAATCGGTTGGCAAATCGAAGAGGGTTCGTTCCCAACTTTACGGAAGCAAAGTTTCCAACCCTTTATCGATCATCTTAAAAGAGCGGCTCCAGAACTCATTCCGTCGATTGACGAACACATTCGTGACTGGAGTGACTTTACTATGCTTCCTGTTCAAAGTTCTGTATCTGACACATGGGTAAAGGACGGTTTGGTGATTATGGGTGATGCTGCCCACACCATGAGTCCAACGGGGGGGATCGGCGTTAACGCGGCCATGCAGGATTCAGAATGCTTAGCTCGAATTTTGACGGACGCGATTCATAAAAACGATTATTCTGCGGATATGTTGAAAACCTTTGAACTAGCTAGAAGACCGGAAGTGACCAGAATTCAAGAAGGACAAATAAGGCAGGAGAAGTCCTTTAAGAAGATCAATAGCAGTAATCTCCTTATGCACATGTTTTATTGGAACATGCGTGTTCTGGATAGAATGCCGTGGAAGGCGAAAGTCTTCTCAAAAATGTACACCGCTCAAAAATAA
- a CDS encoding TetR/AcrR family transcriptional regulator: MPRTERQNQQIRDERREQILQAALKVFARRGLAATKMTDISEEAGLSKGLAYHYFHSKEEIFTTLVKKATESSKLVLHYAKQQAGSPLEQIHWMTRMILQSIEGEGGYLFLTMIHAYTSDAVPEEVRELLTEEHTSSQVKESALLISAGQDQGEIVAGDPEKLAVAYYSLIEGLAISKLQWEDCPIPDAEMILRIFKANQA; the protein is encoded by the coding sequence ATGCCAAGAACAGAGAGGCAGAATCAGCAAATTCGCGACGAACGACGGGAACAGATTCTTCAAGCTGCATTAAAAGTGTTTGCGCGGAGGGGGTTGGCTGCTACCAAGATGACGGATATCTCGGAGGAAGCGGGATTAAGTAAAGGATTAGCCTACCACTATTTTCATTCAAAGGAAGAAATATTTACCACACTTGTTAAAAAGGCTACGGAGAGTTCAAAACTAGTACTTCACTACGCGAAACAACAAGCGGGATCGCCTTTGGAACAAATCCATTGGATGACTCGAATGATTTTGCAGAGTATTGAAGGTGAAGGAGGCTATCTGTTTCTAACGATGATTCACGCATATACTTCCGATGCAGTTCCAGAAGAAGTGAGGGAGTTATTAACCGAAGAACATACGTCATCACAAGTGAAAGAGTCGGCACTTTTAATTTCTGCAGGACAAGACCAAGGCGAAATTGTGGCCGGAGATCCAGAGAAATTAGCCGTGGCTTATTACTCCTTAATTGAGGGATTAGCCATTAGTAAACTGCAGTGGGAAGATTGCCCCATTCCTGATGCGGAAATGATTCTGAGAATTTTTAAAGCGAATCAAGCGTGA
- a CDS encoding IS110 family RNA-guided transposase codes for MKLFVGIDVSSEDLKVCAMNIVGDTLDSFTVTNNHDGASRLRDKLLSLADKEKSKEIHVGLESTSVYSWHPAMFLHEDNSLQKRGTKVFTINPKLISKFREAYPDLDKTDYIDAWIIADRLRFGRLPMTVVLQEQYIALQRLTRMRFHLVHNLTREKQYFLQHLFFKCSAFTSEVESDVFGHAITELLLEQYSLDEIGSMELADLADYLKEKGKNRFPNPEKVAKCIQKAARSSYRLSKCVEDTIDILLATSIESIRTIKQQIKQIDQAIARLLDGIPNTLETIPGIGRVYCAGILAEIGDIHRFKDQAAVAKYAGLTWRKHQSGKFEAEDTKRIKSGNRFLRYYLVEAANSVKRHDPEFQNYYQKKFAEVPKHQHKRALVLTARKLVRLVDVLLRNDQIYTPRRKVNTEKQ; via the coding sequence TTGAAATTATTCGTCGGTATTGACGTTAGCTCTGAAGACTTAAAAGTCTGCGCCATGAACATCGTTGGTGACACACTGGATTCCTTCACAGTCACGAATAACCACGATGGGGCTTCCCGTTTGCGGGACAAGCTTCTGTCCCTAGCAGATAAGGAAAAATCCAAGGAAATCCACGTCGGACTTGAATCCACATCCGTGTACAGTTGGCATCCCGCCATGTTTTTGCACGAAGATAACTCGTTACAAAAACGCGGCACCAAAGTGTTTACCATCAATCCCAAGCTCATTAGTAAGTTCAGGGAGGCTTACCCCGACCTGGACAAGACCGATTATATTGATGCCTGGATTATCGCTGACCGGCTGCGTTTCGGACGACTGCCGATGACCGTGGTACTGCAAGAACAATACATTGCTTTACAGCGCCTTACTCGCATGAGATTTCATCTCGTGCATAATCTGACGCGTGAAAAGCAGTACTTTTTGCAACACCTGTTCTTCAAATGCAGCGCTTTTACCAGCGAGGTGGAAAGCGATGTCTTCGGTCATGCCATCACCGAGTTGTTGCTGGAGCAGTATAGTCTTGATGAAATCGGATCCATGGAACTGGCGGATCTTGCAGATTACCTAAAAGAGAAAGGCAAGAATCGTTTCCCTAATCCGGAGAAGGTCGCCAAGTGCATTCAGAAGGCCGCCCGTTCCTCATACCGCCTCTCCAAATGTGTAGAGGATACGATTGACATCCTGCTTGCTACTTCCATCGAGTCTATACGAACTATCAAGCAACAGATCAAACAGATTGACCAAGCTATCGCGCGACTGCTGGACGGCATCCCGAACACGCTGGAGACCATTCCCGGCATTGGACGCGTTTACTGCGCCGGCATTCTTGCCGAGATCGGCGACATTCACCGGTTTAAAGACCAAGCCGCCGTTGCAAAGTATGCGGGTCTCACGTGGCGTAAACACCAATCCGGTAAATTTGAAGCCGAAGATACTAAGCGAATCAAATCTGGTAACCGGTTCCTCCGCTATTACCTTGTTGAAGCCGCCAACTCGGTAAAACGACATGATCCAGAATTTCAGAATTACTACCAGAAGAAATTCGCTGAGGTGCCAAAGCACCAACATAAAAGAGCCCTCGTCTTAACCGCAAGAAAACTTGTACGTCTGGTCGATGTGCTGCTACGCAACGACCAAATCTACACGCCTAGAAGGAAGGTGAATACGGAGAAGCAATAA
- a CDS encoding DUF255 domain-containing protein: MHTERKPNRLIHEKSPYLLQHAYNPVDWFPWGEEAFQKAQRESKAIFLSIGYS; this comes from the coding sequence ATGCATACAGAACGTAAGCCGAATCGGTTGATACATGAGAAGTCACCGTACTTATTGCAACATGCTTATAATCCCGTTGATTGGTTTCCATGGGGCGAAGAAGCGTTTCAGAAGGCACAACGTGAGTCTAAGGCAATATTCTTGTCCATCGGCTATTCGTAG
- a CDS encoding thioredoxin domain-containing protein has translation MAHESFEDETVADYLNQHYISIKVDREERPDIDHIYMMYCQALTGEGGWPLTVIMTPEGHPFFAGTYFPKTSRYGRPGLLDILSQLNEKWATDNRRLRAASEDISERLQPIFAAAPGSFDPKTAVHQAAEKLGNRFDPLYGGFGDAPKFPTFHQLMFLLRYHRYTGENDALQMVQKTLTSISRGGIFDHVGGGLARYSTDTYWRVPHFEKMLYDNALAVLTYTEAYQQTKDTAHKWFVDSVLHYVEREMTSEGGAFYAAQDADSEGQEGRFYVWRPDDVTAALGEELGELYCDFYDITDEGNFEGYNVPNFIETDVETFASSRGLTIDALWAKLRDANEQLYEWREHRVHPGTDDKVLTAWNALMITALAKAGAAFHRSDYVMRAVRAANFIEKQLVRQDGRLLARYRDGEAGIVAYSDDYAYLIWAYLELYQATLDGFYLRRAIHWQKQLDEYFWDINLHGYFLSGHDAEELIARPKTVYDGATPSANSVSGYNLARLYAITGDAQYADKEDKLFAAFAEMLNEAPTEHLFLLMASLLVYGGTTEVVAAVGEGNRDVEDFVESWHQAFVPEAVILEPQARGEEGSIYPAEQNQLTVYVCRHFQCDRPDLDWKSAIERIIATPPRF, from the coding sequence ATGGCTCACGAGTCATTCGAAGATGAAACCGTTGCTGACTATCTCAACCAACACTACATATCGATTAAAGTCGATCGGGAGGAGCGCCCCGATATCGATCACATCTACATGATGTACTGCCAAGCCCTAACGGGTGAAGGCGGTTGGCCGCTCACGGTGATCATGACGCCGGAAGGACATCCGTTCTTCGCGGGAACATATTTTCCGAAGACATCCCGGTACGGTCGTCCAGGACTTTTGGACATCTTGAGTCAACTAAATGAAAAATGGGCTACAGACAATCGTCGACTGCGCGCTGCGAGCGAAGATATCTCGGAGAGGTTGCAGCCTATCTTTGCTGCAGCACCGGGATCGTTTGACCCGAAGACCGCCGTACATCAAGCTGCCGAGAAACTGGGGAACCGGTTTGATCCGCTGTACGGCGGCTTCGGTGATGCACCGAAGTTTCCAACGTTCCATCAACTGATGTTTCTCTTGCGCTATCACCGCTATACCGGTGAAAACGATGCACTCCAGATGGTGCAAAAAACCCTGACCTCGATTTCGCGTGGAGGCATTTTCGATCACGTCGGAGGCGGCCTCGCCCGCTACTCCACTGACACCTATTGGCGCGTTCCGCATTTTGAGAAGATGCTTTACGACAACGCGCTGGCGGTGCTGACGTACACCGAGGCATACCAGCAGACGAAGGACACGGCGCACAAGTGGTTCGTTGACAGTGTGCTTCACTACGTGGAACGCGAAATGACTTCGGAGGGTGGGGCTTTTTACGCGGCCCAGGATGCGGACTCGGAGGGTCAAGAAGGACGGTTTTACGTATGGCGACCGGATGATGTTACGGCCGCCCTGGGTGAAGAGCTTGGTGAACTGTATTGTGATTTCTACGACATCACCGACGAAGGGAACTTCGAAGGGTATAATGTCCCGAATTTCATCGAGACGGATGTAGAGACATTTGCCAGTTCCCGAGGGCTGACAATTGACGCGTTGTGGGCAAAGCTTCGCGACGCGAATGAACAACTGTATGAGTGGAGAGAGCATCGCGTTCACCCGGGAACGGACGACAAAGTACTCACTGCTTGGAACGCTCTCATGATCACGGCGCTTGCCAAAGCGGGGGCTGCATTCCATCGTTCTGATTACGTCATGCGAGCTGTCCGTGCGGCCAATTTTATCGAAAAGCAGTTGGTGCGACAGGACGGACGTCTATTGGCACGTTACCGGGACGGGGAAGCCGGCATTGTTGCCTATTCCGACGACTATGCGTATTTGATTTGGGCGTACCTTGAACTATACCAAGCGACGCTCGACGGTTTTTACTTGCGGCGTGCAATTCACTGGCAAAAGCAGTTGGATGAATATTTCTGGGACATTAACTTACACGGTTATTTCTTGAGTGGTCACGATGCGGAGGAACTGATCGCTCGGCCGAAAACGGTATATGATGGCGCCACACCGTCCGCCAACTCTGTCAGTGGCTACAATCTGGCGCGGCTTTATGCCATTACAGGTGACGCCCAATATGCGGACAAAGAGGACAAATTGTTTGCAGCGTTTGCCGAAATGCTGAACGAGGCACCGACGGAACATCTATTCCTGCTCATGGCAAGTTTGCTCGTGTACGGTGGCACAACGGAAGTCGTTGCTGCGGTTGGAGAAGGAAATCGCGATGTCGAGGATTTTGTGGAATCTTGGCATCAGGCGTTCGTTCCAGAGGCTGTCATCTTGGAACCCCAGGCGCGGGGAGAAGAAGGGTCGATTTATCCAGCGGAACAGAACCAGTTGACAGTCTATGTATGTCGTCATTTTCAGTGCGATCGACCGGACCTGGATTGGAAGAGCGCCATTGAGCGAATCATCGCCACGCCTCCGCGCTTCTAG
- a CDS encoding VOC family protein, which produces MNIQLDHLLQAVKSPEDARLAFERQLGVHTTTGGSHPQWGTYNTLCYFGLSYIEWVGVRDEEVAVRTDFGRNVIERLAVHEGPIQFALRTENMDEIVNRWAQQGVPFDGPINASRSRPDGTILHWRMLFPRQQGGTSFKLPFFIEWGSGDGDRAEDLRRTGALPTKPLFRMAAIHSVVEDLDLVKERWDMYYPVALDVASDSECGEGLQATVGDVDLYFWRPFSANMRQIVSDVGETPYQLDLARVESIGHPSDMASLSIHGLVIRIV; this is translated from the coding sequence TTGAATATCCAATTGGACCATTTGCTGCAGGCCGTCAAGAGCCCTGAGGATGCCAGACTCGCATTTGAACGACAGCTCGGCGTCCACACGACAACTGGGGGAAGTCATCCCCAGTGGGGAACATATAACACACTATGCTATTTCGGTCTATCCTATATTGAATGGGTTGGTGTTCGCGACGAAGAGGTGGCTGTCCGTACGGATTTTGGGCGAAATGTGATTGAGCGGCTGGCCGTCCATGAAGGACCCATTCAGTTTGCGTTGCGCACCGAAAACATGGATGAAATTGTGAATCGTTGGGCGCAACAGGGCGTGCCATTTGACGGGCCCATCAACGCCTCTCGATCTCGCCCGGACGGCACAATCCTTCACTGGCGGATGCTGTTTCCCCGACAACAAGGGGGGACGTCGTTCAAGCTCCCCTTCTTTATTGAGTGGGGAAGTGGCGACGGCGATCGGGCGGAGGATCTGCGTCGAACGGGTGCCCTGCCCACGAAGCCGCTCTTCCGTATGGCCGCGATTCACTCTGTCGTGGAGGACTTGGATTTGGTAAAGGAGCGATGGGATATGTATTATCCTGTTGCTCTTGATGTCGCTTCAGATTCCGAATGCGGTGAGGGGCTCCAAGCGACGGTTGGAGATGTCGACCTGTACTTTTGGCGACCGTTTTCGGCCAACATGAGGCAAATCGTCAGTGACGTTGGTGAAACACCCTACCAATTGGATCTAGCTCGCGTCGAGTCTATCGGTCATCCTTCTGACATGGCGAGCTTAAGTATTCATGGATTAGTTATCCGAATTGTATGA
- a CDS encoding DUF1641 domain-containing protein — MAANPTTSVERTQMSHTEVRAQIDKAFDENSEGIVEALGLLQALQERGVLPLVRALVEQGDDVLKVILALFQSEEYGAGVKNFIGLLQLFTKIPTESMESVIAGVGGGMKAASEAPEVGKFGVYDALKSLQDPDVARAISFGLAFLKGMGRSLAEVKQGGEHA, encoded by the coding sequence ATGGCAGCAAATCCAACGACTTCAGTTGAGCGCACACAGATGTCTCACACAGAAGTCCGCGCTCAAATTGACAAAGCATTTGATGAAAATTCAGAGGGCATTGTTGAGGCTCTCGGTCTTTTACAAGCGTTGCAGGAACGCGGTGTTTTGCCGCTTGTCCGGGCGCTTGTGGAGCAAGGGGATGACGTTTTAAAGGTCATTCTTGCGTTGTTTCAAAGTGAGGAATACGGTGCAGGTGTGAAGAACTTCATCGGTCTCTTGCAACTGTTTACCAAGATTCCGACGGAATCCATGGAGAGCGTCATTGCAGGCGTTGGTGGCGGAATGAAAGCTGCCTCAGAGGCGCCTGAAGTGGGCAAGTTTGGTGTGTACGACGCGTTGAAGTCACTGCAAGATCCAGATGTAGCCCGAGCAATTTCGTTCGGTTTAGCGTTTTTAAAGGGAATGGGCCGTTCTCTGGCTGAAGTCAAACAGGGAGGCGAGCACGCATGA
- the fdhD gene encoding formate dehydrogenase accessory sulfurtransferase FdhD gives MSAWAVRSGSDLPQRAERQILQYRDSTWAEVEDVVASEYALTIYVNDNELATIVCTPTNIEELVVGFMASEGIIQSADQIEDLTVSRFMGTARVKTKHQVTFNQAFYNKRYIASCCGKGRQSFYFHNDAVTAKHVDDDVHLEPNQVFSLLDAMDEEATLFHETGGVHMAALCRPDELLLARTDIGRHNALDKIFGNVLMSGISLAGTVISFSGRISSEVLLKVAKIGVGIVIARSAPTALAIDMADELGITAVGFVRGKSFNVYTHPWRMQR, from the coding sequence ATGAGTGCGTGGGCTGTTCGCTCGGGCAGTGATTTGCCGCAGCGGGCGGAGCGGCAAATTTTACAGTACCGTGATTCAACGTGGGCGGAGGTCGAGGATGTTGTCGCATCGGAGTATGCGTTGACGATTTACGTCAATGACAACGAATTGGCTACGATTGTGTGTACGCCCACGAATATCGAAGAACTCGTTGTTGGATTTATGGCATCGGAAGGAATCATTCAATCGGCCGACCAGATTGAGGACCTTACAGTCAGTCGTTTCATGGGGACAGCGCGGGTCAAGACGAAACATCAGGTGACGTTTAATCAGGCATTTTACAACAAACGATACATCGCCTCTTGTTGCGGTAAGGGTAGGCAAAGCTTTTATTTTCACAATGACGCGGTGACCGCGAAACATGTTGACGATGATGTCCATCTCGAACCGAATCAAGTGTTTTCCCTACTCGACGCCATGGATGAGGAAGCAACGCTCTTCCATGAGACAGGCGGCGTTCACATGGCTGCTCTGTGTCGACCGGATGAGCTGTTGCTGGCGCGTACGGACATTGGACGACACAATGCGTTGGATAAAATATTCGGCAACGTACTCATGTCCGGGATTTCCTTGGCAGGCACGGTCATTTCGTTCAGCGGTCGCATCTCCTCTGAAGTGCTTCTGAAGGTGGCGAAGATCGGTGTGGGGATCGTTATTGCGAGATCGGCGCCCACAGCCCTCGCTATCGATATGGCTGACGAGCTTGGGATCACAGCGGTGGGTTTTGTCCGCGGCAAGTCATTTAATGTGTACACACATCCGTGGCGTATGCAGCGCTAG
- a CDS encoding PadR family transcriptional regulator, protein MLGFLMDDALSGYDIKAKFELSVSNFYNASFGAIYPALRKMEQDGLVEKKVVPQEGKPNKNLYQITDSGRETFLAYLNSPLEAALVRSDFLIRVFFARYAAPEQFRGWMEEERIRVQASLDTFREIKRRYPSMDPFEAKTLEFGIANAQMQIEWLDREIDLLGKDGMEK, encoded by the coding sequence ATTCTCGGATTCCTTATGGATGATGCACTCAGTGGGTACGACATCAAAGCAAAGTTTGAGCTATCGGTATCTAACTTCTACAATGCATCTTTCGGAGCTATTTACCCTGCACTTCGCAAAATGGAGCAAGACGGTCTTGTCGAAAAAAAGGTAGTCCCTCAGGAAGGGAAGCCAAATAAAAACCTGTATCAAATCACGGATAGTGGGCGGGAAACCTTTCTCGCGTACTTGAACAGTCCTCTGGAGGCTGCTTTAGTCCGGTCTGACTTTCTTATTCGTGTCTTTTTTGCTCGCTATGCAGCACCGGAACAGTTCAGAGGGTGGATGGAGGAGGAACGTATACGAGTTCAAGCATCACTCGATACGTTTCGCGAGATCAAGCGTCGATACCCATCGATGGATCCGTTTGAAGCGAAGACACTCGAGTTTGGGATTGCCAATGCCCAAATGCAAATCGAATGGTTAGACCGAGAAATCGATTTGCTGGGTAAGGACGGGATGGAAAAGTGA
- a CDS encoding DUF2306 domain-containing protein, translating into MSLFSGLIIVHIVSGTCCLVMGAVALLARKRRGKHTVWGEAYHATYVILFLSALFTSILHWQQDAYLFYIDLFSYGLALLGYLSRKIRWKDWLKTHIAGMAGSYIALITAIFVVNQPHIPGMNKIPALVFWFLPTIVGTPLIFRTASRYTKPRKLTKTNVSS; encoded by the coding sequence GTGTCACTATTTTCGGGATTGATTATTGTACACATTGTAAGCGGAACCTGCTGCCTCGTTATGGGTGCTGTGGCACTCTTAGCTCGAAAGCGCCGGGGTAAACACACGGTGTGGGGCGAAGCATACCACGCAACTTACGTGATTCTGTTTCTATCAGCACTTTTCACTTCTATTCTTCACTGGCAACAGGACGCTTATTTGTTCTATATTGACCTGTTCTCCTACGGGTTAGCGTTGCTCGGTTACCTGTCGCGGAAAATTCGGTGGAAAGATTGGCTGAAGACGCATATTGCGGGCATGGCGGGATCGTATATTGCCCTCATCACGGCCATTTTTGTCGTCAACCAGCCGCACATACCCGGAATGAATAAAATTCCAGCACTCGTGTTTTGGTTTCTTCCCACGATTGTCGGAACACCGCTCATTTTCCGAACTGCTTCGCGGTACACAAAACCGCGAAAGCTCACTAAAACCAACGTTTCTTCCTAA
- the corA gene encoding magnesium/cobalt transporter CorA encodes MLVYNGHNVARVPNRAASEQEMVFLPLLQPHQEEIRKIVGDTYHCHELVVEDCLRFGQRPKLNVYTDHAFFPFFFLRDDWELVQIGIVMGHNFVIAILPKPMPFLSELEEEFQKTPEKMKNPGRILYEFLDLCVHHYLDFVDSIEDTVDAMESQIYDNPQTSVAPEIFSLKRTLHRTRRVFSEERNVVESLMHAAFPYTKQEDNVYLMDLYEHINRIVDGIDSFRDSLSGLLDLQMAIKSDRMNAIMKTLTIVSTFFMPLSFIVGLYGMNVKVPEYGWRYGYVWVWAWILASVFGLFLFFRKKRWF; translated from the coding sequence TTGCTCGTTTATAATGGACACAACGTAGCCCGTGTACCCAATCGTGCAGCTTCAGAACAAGAGATGGTTTTCCTTCCTCTGTTGCAGCCGCATCAAGAGGAGATCAGAAAAATTGTCGGCGACACATACCATTGCCACGAACTCGTCGTCGAAGATTGTCTTCGCTTCGGGCAGCGTCCAAAACTGAACGTCTATACCGATCACGCCTTCTTCCCCTTCTTCTTCCTTCGCGACGACTGGGAACTAGTCCAGATTGGGATTGTCATGGGGCACAACTTTGTCATCGCCATTCTGCCCAAGCCCATGCCATTCCTCAGTGAACTGGAAGAGGAGTTTCAAAAGACACCCGAAAAAATGAAGAATCCTGGCCGAATCCTCTATGAATTCCTCGACCTGTGTGTTCATCATTACCTCGATTTCGTAGATTCGATTGAAGACACGGTAGACGCCATGGAAAGTCAAATTTACGATAATCCGCAGACGTCCGTCGCACCGGAGATCTTCTCACTCAAACGCACGCTACATCGCACAAGGCGCGTCTTTAGCGAGGAACGCAACGTTGTTGAATCATTGATGCATGCGGCATTCCCATACACAAAGCAAGAGGATAACGTGTACTTGATGGACTTGTACGAACATATTAATCGGATTGTTGATGGGATCGACAGTTTTCGAGACTCGCTGTCTGGACTGTTGGACCTGCAAATGGCCATTAAGAGTGATCGGATGAACGCCATCATGAAGACGTTGACGATAGTCAGTACATTCTTCATGCCACTCTCCTTCATCGTTGGATTGTACGGGATGAACGTCAAAGTGCCCGAATACGGATGGCGTTACGGATATGTTTGGGTGTGGGCGTGGATTCTTGCATCCGTTTTCGGATTGTTTCTCTTCTTTAGGAAGAAACGTTGGTTTTAG
- a CDS encoding 1,4-dihydroxy-2-naphthoate polyprenyltransferase: MTNQKLGVWWRLFRPFTLTASIVPVLIGTGLAIPSYGFHTSLFIAMFLASVLIQSATNMFNEYFDHKRGLDDENMVGIAGTIVRDGVRPKLVLAFGWISIILALLLGIYLCSQTSWWLALIGAVCMSIGYLYSGGPWPLAYTPFGELAAATAMGPAIVLIAFYLQAGTITWRATLVSIPIGLLIGAILLANNIRDMDQDVKGGRRTIAILIGRERGRILFGSVFAAAYVLVVVLVVLHLLTFWALAVLATIPTAIYVTRLYYQFTEPAKLHAAVKGTSNLLFRFGVLMFCAMMVSMIHM; this comes from the coding sequence GTGACAAATCAAAAGCTGGGTGTATGGTGGAGACTGTTCCGTCCGTTCACGCTGACAGCGAGCATTGTGCCGGTACTCATCGGTACCGGACTTGCCATTCCGTCGTACGGCTTTCACACGTCCTTATTTATTGCAATGTTTCTCGCGTCTGTATTGATTCAATCGGCCACAAATATGTTCAACGAGTATTTCGATCACAAACGCGGCCTCGACGATGAAAACATGGTCGGTATCGCCGGTACCATCGTTCGGGACGGCGTTAGGCCCAAGCTCGTACTTGCGTTCGGGTGGATCTCTATCATCCTGGCCCTGTTGCTGGGTATTTACCTGTGCTCCCAAACGAGTTGGTGGCTCGCGCTGATTGGAGCGGTATGCATGTCCATCGGCTATCTGTATTCTGGCGGTCCTTGGCCACTGGCGTACACGCCGTTTGGAGAACTAGCGGCGGCGACGGCCATGGGTCCGGCCATCGTTCTCATCGCGTTCTATTTACAGGCAGGTACCATTACGTGGCGTGCAACATTGGTTTCTATCCCCATTGGCCTCCTCATTGGTGCCATTCTCCTTGCGAACAACATTCGGGACATGGACCAAGATGTTAAAGGTGGGCGCAGAACGATCGCCATTTTGATTGGCCGTGAGCGGGGAAGGATTCTGTTTGGTAGCGTCTTTGCCGCGGCGTATGTGTTAGTCGTAGTTCTCGTCGTTCTCCATCTTTTAACGTTTTGGGCGTTGGCCGTATTGGCAACCATCCCGACGGCCATTTACGTCACGCGGCTCTACTACCAGTTTACTGAGCCGGCCAAGCTGCACGCAGCGGTAAAAGGGACCTCAAATCTCCTCTTCCGCTTCGGTGTCTTGATGTTTTGTGCAATGATGGTATCGATGATTCACATGTGA